The Pleuronectes platessa chromosome 11, fPlePla1.1, whole genome shotgun sequence genome includes a window with the following:
- the slc39a9 gene encoding zinc transporter ZIP9, producing the protein MDDFSSISLLSLAMLVGCYVAGTIPLAVNFSEEKLKLITVLGAGLLCGTALAVIIPEGVHALYEEILESGHHSPGQVGGAEVSDSKVNAAAALGVAEKHEHSHEHLHACIGVSLVLGFVFMLLVDQIGSAHVHSTAEDPESARAASSKITTTLGLVVHAAADGVALGAAASTSQTSVQLIVFVAIMLHKAPAAFGLVSFLMHAGLERNRIRRHLLVFALAAPVLAMLTFVGLSQSSKEALSDINATGVAMLFSAGTFLYVATVHVLPEVGGGGHSHASAGGNGGKGLSKVEVGALVLGCLIPLVLSVGHHH; encoded by the exons gAGAAGCTGAAGCTGATCACGGTGCTGGGAGCGGGGCTCCTCTGTGGCACTGCCCTGGCTGTGATCATCCCTGAGGGGGTCCACGCACTGTATGAAGAGATCCTTGAAA GTGGGCATCACAGCCCCGGCCAGGTCGGGGGGGCAGAGGTGTCCGACTCCAAGGTGAACGCAGCAGCCGCCCTCGGCGTCGCTGAGAAACACGAGCACAGTCACGAGCACCTCCACGCCTGCATCGGCGTGTCTCTGGTGCTGGGCTTCGTCTTCATGCTGCTGGTGGATCAGATCGGCAGCGCTCACGTGCACAGCACCGCTGAAG ATCCAGAGTCAGCGAGAGCCGCCTCCTCAAAGATCACCACCACCCTGGGTCTGGTGGTCCACGCTGCAG CTGACGGCGTGGCGCTCGGAGCTGCAGCCTCGACCTCTCAGACCAGCGTGCAGCTCATCGTCTTCGTGGCTATCATGCTGCACAAG GCCCCGGCGGCGTTCGGTCTGGTGTCTTTCCTGATGCATGCTGGTCTCGAGAGGAACCGCATCCGCAGACACCTCCTGGTCTTCGCCCTGGCGGCGCCTGTCCTCGCCATGCTCACATTTGTAGGCCTCAGTCAG agcaGCAAAGAGGCCCTGTCAGACATCAACGCCACCGGTGTGGCCATGCTCTTCTCCGCCGGCACCTTCCTGTACGTAGCCACCGTCCACGTCCTcccagaggtgggggggggcggcCACAGCCACGCTTCCGCCGGAGGGAACGGAGGGAAAGGCTTGAGCAAGGTGGAGGTGGGAGCTCTGGTGCTGGGCTGCCTCATTCCACTGGTGCTGTCTGTGGGGCACCACCACTAG